ATAGTATTTAGTCAAAACTATCTAGTATTACAATGTATATAGAATCTATTAAAATCGGTATATGTCGCGGGTGAAAGTGTAAGTAAGTagtgtagtagtagtagtagtaagtgtaagtttcatacatattcaaAATCAGCTCGttttgaacaaaacaaaaaatgtcgATTAAGTCAATTAGGGATGTATATTTACATTCCGTTTTCCCTGAATATGAAGAATTAGAATGAAGATTGAACACGCGCATTACGTTGTAACCGGCAGTACGTAATTATATTGTTCTCAATATAATTGAATGTTCTTAtgaagaataaaatgtattaatttaataaatgtttttgtgttcCAGTACACATACTTCCTGTTGATATCGTTTATCCTGGAGGCGGGGGCGGGCGGGCTGGCCTACTACTACGAGGTGGCGGTGGAGGATGAACTCCACGCGGAACTGAACGACACCTTCCTGACCAACTACGCGCTTGACAACGCAGTCACAAACGCCGTGGACAGCATGCAGACAGAGGTAAGTATATCTTTCTTTATTTAACTAGGTTTTTGCAGACAGAGGTATAACATCATATTAAAGaactagcttctgctcgcggctGCGCTTGTAAGAAACCTTTTtttgagataaaagtcccgctttgtATATTTTCTCGGCATAAAAGGTAGcctagtctatagcactcagaagtaatgtagcttcctataagatttttttcaaaatcgtttcGTATTTCCGCAGATTAACCTTTACAAAACTTTCCTCTGAAATATTGGTATAGATATCACAaccttaaaaactaaaaaacagtTTTCGTTTATGATAATTTGGTGTTATTACAGTTCAAATGCTGCGGTGCGCTCCGGTATGAAGACTGGCGTAAAAGTCGCTGGCACGAACACGACCCTCGGCTGTTGGTGCCGGACTCGTGCTGCAAGACCATCACACTGCGCTGCGGGACCAGGGACCATCCATCCAACATTTACTATCatgtaagaataataattatgtttaatgaaGATACGCTTAGAGTACTTAAAGCAGTTTGTTACGTTAAAGTCAatcaaaatgtaacttttccGCGGAATGTCAGGGATATAATAGACACATATGATGAAAGGTCACTCTGACCGCCACgaccttataaaattatatatagtacCATCGTTTGTTTTTCGCTACATTTGACCTTACATTCGACtcataaactatataataattccTTCCAGGGCTGCATACGACAATTCACCAACCACATACGAGACCACCTCATAATCCTGGCCGCAGTCGGCGTCGGGATGTCGGTCATACCCATCTTCGGTTTCCTATTCTCATGCGTGCTGTACGTGAAGATAAAGCACGTGATAGACTGACCTCGGCCCGCGGCGTCCAATACCCGCAAGGTGTTCGACAAGGGCTCGGCGACGGAGCTGCCGCGGGCGCGGGGGCCGGGGCGCGGGCCCACGCCGCGCGGGGGGCGGGGGGCACGGCGCCCGTCACGTCACGGCACAAGCGCAGCCTGCGCCGGCCCTGCCCGCTGCACCCGCGCGACGCCCCCGCCACTATATCAACCATCAGTGACAATGTTAGCATATAGATTGGCGTTTAGTCATTAGTGTTTACGAGCTGTTGCGATTCTTATATACAGGGTGGTTCTGAAAGTGGGTATGATAGGGAAGCTATATACGAAagctaaaattttatacaaactttccCTTTACTGGTAGATTTCAAATCGGTCTAGCTGTATATGGCTTTAATGTTAGATCCACTTTTGGTAGCATCCTGTAGACGTAAAATAACCTCAATATTCGTGAAAACAAAGCCAATCGTTcgtttgaaattataaaaaaaagtgcatTAAGGACTTGGCAGATGGTTTTCTTAATCGTTTGTCGATAACCAATTATGTCGATCGTGTGTAACAAGTCACATAAAATGGGGACGTACATAAGGTCGctatttatatatgaaaaaaaagacCGCATTAGTAACCAACGAATATCACTATGAATCTCGTTAAATTAGCGTCGGCGTAATTTCATTTAATGTGTTCATCGAATGTTGCATTAttgtatagattttaataatgttcCATTGTAACATGAGTAGCAACCGTGACCGAATTTATATCGAAAATGTATCTAAGACatttggaaataattaaacGTTACTGTAAATAAGCGATTGTAGGATACGATGGGGTCATttgtgatttctttttatttcaactgTAAATTTATTcgtcaaattataatcaatcatgGCTAAATGTTTTAAACAATGAATCTTTCggtgtttatttcaaatatgtcAACTGTAATTTTATTCGGCAGATTGTTGATCATAGtttaccctcttattcatagacgttttttatctaaggacggagtaaagctgtgataacaagtctgtttctcagtgctgacggcatggcagccttcgcagtgcgtagcgatagggccgttgtgattggctaatgttgttgtatctcaatatttttaaatattgcaactacttataattttattcatccaATTGTCGATCATGGCTAAATGTTTTAAACAGTGAAATGACTCCAATAAGTATATGGtgctatagatatttttttagctgtACAGAAGTtaatacatagaaaaaagttacaattggCGTAAATTCAAACAATCTGTACAGAAGTgtcaataaattgaaaaaaaaaatgtttgttccaTTACATAGTctctaaaatataaagtagtatagttatttttattacacgcACTGAATAAcgaagaaattttatttagtaaattattttatacaaaaacagtACTCATATGTCAAAATAGAGTCtagaatgatttaaaaataatgtttaaaaagtgGGCGCCCAGCAGTATGTGGCTGTCTCTCTCGCACAATCGCACTGTAATAACGGTGACGTCACAGAATAAGTTGTACATCTTTTCCTATTTATCGCTTAGACCCGTCaccagattttaaatatattttatattttataaagtaacttataaaaaaacaataatataaaattcgatACATTATATTGCTGTTATACTTTAATGTCAGTGCGTGtactatgattataataatttaattttaattatattaaagtatattttgtaaaacttaGATAACTAATCCGTATTTaaccaaatatttaaatgtaaggaTGAAATGTGCCTTATACATAATAAGATAGTAAATGTCTATATCTATAGAAATCCAGATGAGTGCatgtatcaatataatataaactatcgTGTTGATTAACAGActaaaccatatttttattctaaatcgttgttttttattgttttattgtttacaactgcacaagacaaaataaatacctttatattattttaatgctgtcatttattttataaatgctttGAGTACAAACATGTTTTACTGACGGGTACTtaatgcttttatattattgctatctcttaatttaattttaaattacgttaAGTTTTTACGTAACTTTTATTTACTGGCAATATATTCAAACTCAATCATTTTTATTGCACGGGttatacttaaggcgatacctcaaggtccattttcatacattttgtttcggctttaatctgggtaactaaacaagtattggcaagtaaagaatttaaattcacgtctagttagtgattttcgcagttgaagaaaaacgtaaaataat
The DNA window shown above is from Manduca sexta isolate Smith_Timp_Sample1 unplaced genomic scaffold, JHU_Msex_v1.0 HiC_scaffold_3479, whole genome shotgun sequence and carries:
- the LOC119192991 gene encoding CD151 antigen-like (The sequence of the model RefSeq protein was modified relative to this genomic sequence to represent the inferred CDS: added 141 bases not found in genome assembly) produces the protein MAEEKKKDGSALLAKKKKVKPRKSRDADCCSVNFLKCVLHIFNVVFLFAGAGVLGVGAWTVAYRHRYVTLLPTPTYPAIAYLLIIAGAIGVPLSALGCCGLKTENRTSLLCYTYFLLISFILEAGAGGLAYYYEVAVEDELHAELNDTFLTNYALDNAVTNAVDSMQTEFKCCGALRYEDWRKSRWHEHDPRLLVPDSCCKTITLRCGTRDHPSNIYYHGCIRQFTNHIRDHLIILAAVGVGMSVIPIFGFLFSCVLYVKIKHVID